The Theobroma cacao cultivar B97-61/B2 chromosome 2, Criollo_cocoa_genome_V2, whole genome shotgun sequence genome includes the window ACCAAGTGACTGCAAAGATGTACGACCACCTCCATGTACAACCTTTTAGAACTTGTCGGCTGTCTCATTGACACAAATCCAAATCAAAAAGTGCCCCTTTGGAACCAATTTTCTAAATAGGGATAAATCCTGGTATTTAAACACTACAAGAACGAGTTCACCAATTTATATGCTAGAAGGCAGAGTCATTGTTTCAGTGTTCCAGCAAGGAAAAAAGTGCAAATCCAACATTGTCCAATACTTATGATGAATGGAGCTGAATATAAAGAGTAAGGATAAAggttaacaaaagaaaaaaaaggtatgCTTGCATCTATAATAAATTCCACAATAACCAAAAAGCATAAGCCACTCCCTGATTAGCCTATTGAAGATGCCTTTGGTATAATGAGTACGATTTTGGTTGATTTAAAAGTAAGTGAGGTGATTTTgaacaaataacattttatttagtCTACTGTAAGATCCTCAATTTTGTGAGAcagttaaagaaaataaaaggttaGAACTTACGAGCTTCTTCAATAGGAAAAGGGTATGACTATTGCAGAATATGTACTCAAAGCAATTGAAGGAAAAGGTCTGCCAAATGTACTCCAAGTTATTACTAAGAATGCTGCAAAATTGCATTGCAACCATAAACGAGATAGAAAAGGTACATAaacaagcttttgatcaaTCTGTGTTGTTCATACAGTATTCTTGGTTTTTACAGAGTTTGCTAACGCAATCTGATTCGTTGAGGTACACATATTGCAAGAAAAGAGCAATTGTTTAACACTTTCTCAATTACTTAGGAGCTTTAGCAATAAGCTCAGTTAAAGCGAGAATTGTTAAATAAGGCAAAGACTAGCTTTAGCATTAACATACTAACTGAAAGCAATCATTTGAACGAATTAAGGAATTGTGGAATTAAAATTTCGAGAAAGCAAACAGAAAAAACATACCTTCCAGCTCTATACATATAAACCCCACGGCTTCCTTTTCCAACAGTATTGACCCTACTCCTAAAGTACAACCGCGCAGCTTCCAGGCCGCACCGCATCAATGCCGCGTCCTCGTTCCCAAATTCGATAACCGCCGCATTATTCCTCATCAAAGACCCCGACAAGGACTCCACCGCCCTTACATAGGAACCGGAAGGGGCACCATCATAGGCAGAAATATCCGATAAGCGAACCCTGGGGAGTAGGAATGGGGTAGTCCCCATGGTTAGGAGAGGCTCACCGGAAGGATTGGCGGCAGAGATTGGGACGACGACATGATCGAGGGGCTGACGCGGAGGGAGAGGGAGAGGGGATTGGGTGGGAGTGGGTGTAGGGGATCTAAGTGAAGAGGCGGAagaaggaggaggaggaggaggaggagggtTTGGCTGGGGCGCCTGCTGCGGCTGCTGCATCATCATCGCTACCATTAATCATTATGAAATGCGAGAGAAGGGATGGTGGGTTTTGAATTAGGGTTTAGGGAGAATCATCTTGGGGAAGGTGGTGCTTGGTTGGTTTGGAGTGTCAGTTTTGGTGGGGAGTCGGgattaatttgttttgataGGGAGAGAGTAGGGAAAGGCCGCCAAACTCAACTCTCAAAGGCCACTGCTtcaggtttttctttttctttttctttttttcttttttgtctttttctcttaatcaGAATATCTGACCTGGCAAGGACGTCAATTCCACCTAGGAATTACGGGGAGCAGATTCATCCAGTTCACTCTTGGCTTTGACTTGCCTATGGAAGTGGAGTCGCGTATCAAACAGAAATGATCTCAAACATCACTCACACCCTTTTTGAGAGTATTTCTGTATTGGCCGAACGCATGTCATGTGTAATTGTCTTTCTTCTCAACACCACATCCGGTCATCATGCTGATATACCACTCGTCGACGCCTTAGTATACCACTTCTCGTTATTACCTATCACATACCTACGTGGGTAGAACTTTGTATTTAGTATATCCTTAACTTACGAGTTCCATTCTATTATTAGCTTTGGATTGACTTAACAATATTTATTGGTTTCATATATAACCAACTATCTTGTTTTCAagattattatgtaatttgaaGCAATTACCTTTTAAGTCGTGTTTGgtattttgtaaaaaatgtGATTATAAAAGAGTTTAGTATGAGAAAAGTGAGAGCACATTCCCTGTAATGtatctaattaaattacattgtataattttttataacaaaCCACTataatgtaaaattataataaaatcaCATTACAACTAAtgaatgtaatgtgattgcagtcTAAAATCAATGTAATCACATTGTATTACGCTATGTAATgttattaaaaacatttttacatttcaactttattattttgttaaaaatattttgtaatgttataattaaaataaaaaataaaataaaatatataatataggaattagaaattaaaataaaataaaatataagaagtTAAAAGTTTGTATaatataggaaaaagaatttaaaataaaatatataatatacgaaattatattaaagaaatgaaaataaactataagattataataaaaatttaaaataaaatatatgacattaaaaatatatttaagagatgatattatataaaaattaacaataaaaatatacaagcatattaaatttacattttaataaatagagataattataaaaattgacATTATATTCCCAATAAAGTTATTGTAAACCAAAcgttataatattatttttcttgtattttaatcattattttttttatataccGAACACTATAATGTTATTTTCCTTACAATCATATTATTTGTAATTATATTACCTATAATCATATTGCATTGTAAAGTATCAAACGCCAATGTGATTGTTAGAAAGAAAACTTTGTAGCGTTTAGTATTATATAGAAAAATGATTATTACAAGGAACGTGATTGATGAGAAATTACATTATAGTATTTGGTTTGAaagaatataatataattttgctaaattatccttatatatgaaatataaagttgaataaattaatcttatttttaatgtaatttttaacttttcaacTTTAGTccttaacataataaataataaggTAAAATACACTTATCCCTTTAagtttttatcaaaattacacggatgtttattaattttcgAAATAAATATTTCGCGTCCAAAAATACAAACATCGTTAacagaaaatatgaaaaaactaaaatactctttatttatttattaacttaaaatattattattatattttaaaaaataaaaaaagggagCCCGATCGGTGCTCCCCGACTTACCAAGAAAGGGGAGCACCAGTGCTCCCTTTGGGCCCAATTGTGGGAGCCCTAAATCAGGCTATCCAAGGAAGCACCGATGCTCCCTAGATgagacctttttttttaattaataaaaaataataaatttatataatagtgattataaattttaatcaaggataaaattatttttttatttttatcacaTCAACAAGTTAACGAAATTATAAACGGTTAATTAACAACTAGACCGACATATCTaacgtaaaatatttttttatggtgaagtatttattttaaaaattaataaattttcgtgtaattttgattaaattttgaaaataaatatattttatcttaaataataatatgataaaaataatataatatataaatattaattattaaaatattttttaatgacaactttattaataaaaataggGAGGAGccatcaaaacaatagaactCCTCACATCAGAAACAAAATCCAAGACACGAATGCAACAAGGTACAAAGGCATAGCAATGAGAAAGACAAGAAGAAAATCAAGGCAAACCTAtaacaacaagaaaaacaaaatcagaACTGacaatttttcctttctctttaaAGATCCAACAAACCAGGGACAGGGAATGTTCAAACTTTAAAGATCCAAAAGGCCCACAAAAGCTTtgattcaaacaaaaaaaaaattagctcAAGGAAACTCATATAGATTGAAGATGGTTCTGGAACCATAGCCAACCatgaaaaaaggagaaagaagaacaagagagaataGAAGAAAGGGCTTGACCGAAATGTGCAGGCGAGTGGCGAGAAGAGGAAGGAGAAGATGATGAGAAAATAGCAGAGAGGTCGAGCTAATGGGAGGGACaatttaggaaaaaaaaaatggaactTTCTCTCCATCATTGCAATGCGATTGTCATGGGATCACTTTACCTTGTATAAAACACAAACCAAACATCGTAATGTGATTccttataatttaattacaaaGAATGTCCCTCACTTATATCACATCAAATATCCCTTTTTAGGGTTTTAAGATACCTCAGCCCTCACTAGCATAAGTTACTAGTCTtaattaattgagaaaattgacCAAGATTTTATAGGTAAAGTGGTACATTGAACATTTATGTAGCTTGGATACCGTATTGAACATCGACCTTATCTCGTGGCACCCTTTATGTAATTACCGCATAAGTTAATAAGTGAGGTAGCAACTCTTGTTGAAGTAAATTGTTGCACTTTAATCGAAGTGatttattgtactttaatTGAGCAAAAAGTTTTTAGTGTGTcaaaccaaaaaacaaaaaaatagcTCTTATATTCCAAATCTATTTTTTACTTCACCTTTGACAAAATGGTTAGAGAAAAATTtaggaagaaaataaaaaaaagcaaattGTAAGAAATAGTTAACTTTGTAAACTTTGTACgttcatttcaaaaataataattatttttatcataatttgataaaaatattcttaaaatcttttcaaaaaagTTTAGATGTTTCGATTTATTTATCACATCATCCAAAACATTGTCTATCCGGCTTTCttccttttaaattatttaaaacgaTGTTTTTTGTTTGCTCATCTTCCTTTCTAAAAgtcttaataaaaaaatgattcaaGATTTTCCAttccttgaaataaataaaaagtttcaattttgtttcaaatttggtgcaaaattgaaataaaaaaaatgaaaaaaatagaatgtgaaattttttttatttattattaaatatttaatttattatattaataaaataatacatttTAATAAGGGTAATACATGAAATATAATCCGTAATAAATTAATAGAAATGTCATTAACGGAGTTCAAAAATGTGCATATTAATaaacagaaacaaaaaattgaacatAAACATtgtaaatctttaaattttgaatatcaaattgaatattttgtcaTAATTTAGGGGGTAAATACATAATTTTGCGATTGTTGTTAATCCAAGTTGGAGACACTTGATTGCTCAAGTTGAAAAACAACTGTGTAGTTTTCGATATTATAATTTGGGCCAGGCCAAGACTGTGACGAAAGGTCGAAAGATTCCACCTTTCCCTCCTAATCCCTCTTTGGTTTTCCCTCCTAATCCTCCCCTTTACTGCCAATTGATGCTCCTTCGTGTGTGTTCCTCGCCGTGTTCCCTACAGGCCAGAGCAATGGCCGCCTCCTCGAAAACCATAACCGATTTCTTCCAAGCAAACCCAGGCCCAGCCAAGCGTCAGAAACTCTCCACTCCTTCCGATGATCACCAACCTTTTCCTTCTCTCACCGCCGAGCAAAAATCTCGCATGGAATTTAACAAATGTGTCGCCAAATCAAAACGCAACCTCAAAATCTGTTCCCAGAAGGTGTCGCAGTCCAAGGTTGAAGGATCGGGTTTCGTCAAACTGGAGGAACTCTTGGTGGAGGACACGTGGCTCGAGGCCCTACCCGGGGAGCTTCAGAAGCCTTACGCTAATAACTTGTGCAAAATTGTTGAGAGCGAGATATCCAGTGGCAGCGTGCCCATTTATCCTCCCCAGCACTTGATTTTCAATGCCCTTAATTCTACTCCATTTCACAGGGTCAAAGCAGTTATTATTGGACAGGTACAGTTCAAAATCTTTACCAACGAATTCAATTGATTcgtataatttaatttatacaaattCAGTGTTGTATTTGTAGTTAAATGGAGACGTGACATGACCATTGATAAAAACCCGAAACTAGAGCAGAGTTTTATTGATGATTATGAGCATATGAAATTGTTGTTTCAGGACCCTTATCATGGACCTGGTCAAGCAATGGGGCTTTCATTTTCTGTGCCAGAGGGAGTGAAGGTTCCCTCAAGTCTGGTGAATATATTTAAGGAACTTAAGCAAGATCTTGGCTGTTCGATTCCGTCCCATGGAAATCTAGAGAAATGGGCTGTTCAGGTGAATCCTCAACTGAATCTAATTATCACAAGCACCAAGATGTGCACTAGTAACTGAACCTATGAATAAAAATAGAGATTTTTTACCATTAGCTTCTTCTCTAATTGTTTTAATAGAAACATGCTGACACTAATTTTTGCAATCTTGCAGGGTGTTCTTTTGCTCAATACTGTTCTCACAGGTGATGTTCTTATCCACACTTGAGATTctgatatatatttttttacgtGATCTTATAATTGGATTTTTATGACTTTGTTCATGGAAATAAGTTTTTGATTAGATTCATGGAAAGATGATTATGGCAATGGTTTGGCAAAGGCTGGTTTACCGGTAAAgttatgcatgatatgaattTAAAAGGGAACTGTATAGCAAACAAGTATTGTCATAGCACGTTCATGAAAGAAGCTAGCTTAAAACCACCAGGAGAAGTCTGTATATTCCACATTTTCGTTCAAAATTAGATGCAGGTACAAGTTTTTCAAAGTGTCATCTCTTTTAGGATTTGAAAGGCTGTGGACATTAACATAGTTGCAGTGCTTGTTTAGATAACGAAGTAATTGTCATGTTATACAGTCATAACCAGTGGGATGTTTTAACGCCTCAGGGCATCACCTCCTTTGGAAATGAAGCTTTATTTTTGGTTCTTGTTATCCATCTCCCTCTAATTTATAGCTTTCCTGATGTTTTTGCTTTCATTCTTGATATTCAGTTAGGAAGCACCAAGCTAATTCTCATGCCAAGAAAGGATGGGAGCAATTTACTGATGCTATTATTAGAACTATCTCACAAAAGAAGGAAGGAGTTATTTTCCTCCTCTGGGGGAACTCAGCTCAAGAGAAATCCAGGTTTTCTACTTTTCAATAGTAGTATTAATGGTTGAACCCTCCCCTCCCTCTCCCCACTTTCTTTCTATATTCATGATTGTAggacttttatttttttcctgcAGAAGTTAAATAGTGCTCTTCAACTCATTATTGGCAGAATAAATTCCattcaatattttatcttCACTTATTTTCTATGTTATATGTTCTTGCCATTTTAGGCTCTATACAAGTGTCAACTCAGCACAACATGTGTGTGGGTGGGGAATATGTGACTGACGTGGCAGTTCTGCATGGATTTGGCTTCTTTGAATCTTGTTGCCTCTCACTCAATTTGATGCTCGTCCTAAACCAGTAGATCTTCCAGAATTGCTCAAGAAAAAATGAGGAAAGAGGGAAAAaatggagaagaaaggaaaggagcAATGCATTGTGTTTGAGAGTTATAGATGAGAGAATGAGATGGAGAGGAGAAGTGAAAGATAAATGATATAGATGGCAGATCTGACCTATTGACTTGGTTGAGTATTTGTGACAGTAAATCTTTATAACTTAATTGTTAGGGTATTTAGTTTGCTGATGGGTTTGGGCTGATAAGGCTACCTACATGTCTGACCCTCTAATGCTTATTTTCATCATGCAAAGTCTATCACAGTGAAAaccattacaaaaattaaaatcaaaagaaattattaatgaaTATCTTCCACtatcttttgtttttagttttttaaagTAAAGGTTAAGATGAGGAGGGGGGTAGTTTGTTTATAATTGTGTGGCATTCCTAAATTTTGCTGATAAGTGCTAGATATGAATGATTTCATGAGAAAACTGTAAGATGTGTCCAGGAAACCCTACTTTACTTTTGGACTCCTTAGCTGAATTTGTGACTCTGAATTTTGAGTAAGGCACTGTGTCAGCATATTGTACTTGAGTCCACGTAACCCAGcttattataattttgtaaagtagtggaattttagaaaatctcctattataatttgtttatcTTGTTTTATGTATCATACTATGTTGGTAAATTTGAGATACTGCACTACAACAATTAGTATAAAGTGCACTGTTTCAATAGGGGAACTAAAGCATTCACCATGACCACATTGACAACCTTGGTTGGGACTTCTCTTAATCTGTCACAGGTTGATTGATCAGAAAAAGCATCACATTCTCAAAGCAGCGCATCCTTCTGGTTTATCTGCAAATAGAGGCTTCTTTGGTTGCAGGTTAGTATGGTTTTGGGGAGAAACAAGTTTACTCCTTTGTGAGTTACACACTGCTGgttttgatatatataatattggTTTTTTGGATTGTGAGATGGGATTGTTTGGTTTATTGAGATTGTGTTTTGTGGTAACAACAATGGATTGAACTCAGCATCAAATAGTAGGTAAACACAAACAATTGAACAGTGATTATGTGcccttttatatttatttgattgcTATATACACACTCTTATAGCATTGAGATCTTAATTCTTTGCAGATTATATAAGATTAGGTGTCTCTTGTAAATGACTATGGTTAAGTCAAGATGTGAATTTATGATGCTATTTTGTCTGATATCAATCACTTTTTTGTAACATTTAAAACAGGCATTTCTCTCGCACAAACCAGCTTTTGGAGCAAATGGGGATGCCCCCGATAGATTGGCAACTTTGATTTCAAGGGTCATCATTCGTGCTGTCAGTTTGTATGCAAACTAATCGATATTCTTCCacttgaattttgctagaaaGGCAAAAGTTATGGGGATTCACTGCACAAATTTTGTTTGCCTATTTACAGAAGACACTTTTTGTGATAGGTTTGTCACAGTTCAGTGATCCTCAGCTGGCTTTAGGAGCCAAATTTTGTACATCATGTAACTAATATTGTCCAATGATATCATGCTTATTGCTGACTATGTTTTCTATCTGTTTATTGAGTTACTAATTACTTCATCTCTTTAATACTAAATAAACTGCTAATGGAAGACTCCCCTTTTGGGATACCCTTTCTCTGGCCTTAAATGTTGGCCTACTTCAAGTTTTTAGTATGCTACAATATTACAGGTTTTGCTCAATGAGATTAGCtttgttgttttaaaaatttggaaacaccCTTGTGGCTTAGATAAAACCTAATTATCATTAGCAATTGTAGTTCAATCCACCACAATATTACAAGGCAAATGCTATAGAGTGCTTAGGCACTTGTTAAGATGATATTACAGTAATTAATAAAAGACTATATAACCCAAAAAATAACCAGTAATTACACCATAAGTACAAGAAAAGAGATTGTAAAACTAAAAGGTTGATATGATGCGAATGTGATGTAATTGTttaataatttagaaaaacCAATGATTTACATTTCtttgcaaaaattatttatttatgtaaattcATCAAAACTATTTATTTCGTTGCGGGAGTcaattgttttttgtttttaaaagtataaaattatgtggtaaatttattattatatttattaaagttgaaattctatttatatatttgttgAAAGAATTCAGTCAATTCCAAGGAACCGGGAAAGGCATCAAGGCAACGGTGGTGATTGAGCGAGTGGAGAAGGATAGATGAGTAGTCCACGGTTACGCTATCTGAAACCCAAACCACAACTCTTTCCTTCCCCAACAAAAATGACTGTCTTTGTCTCTTCTCTTCAACACCCATCATCACTCCTCTTCTCTGCTTTTCTCTTACTTTGGGACTTCTCCTTCTTCCTCTTCACCATCCCCACCtccccttttcttcttcaccttTCGAGACTTTCAAAACTTACAGGATAAAATGACGAGCTTTTTATCAAGTCACAGTTGTAATTGGTCGGTTGGAGTTTCGGAACACGTCTGCAAGGGCAGGGGAAGATTTTATAAGGTTCCAAGCTTGGGATGTTGTGGTCCGTACTATTTTCCTTTGGGAGGATTTAGTTTTTCCCAGGGCCAGGGTCAATACCTTGCTAGTACGTCCCAAAGTCGTGGGAGATGTGGGCCTATCTTTTCCAGTGCCGTGGATGATGATGGCGTGGACCCAGATGACGCTGAGGATGGGAATGACAAGAAAGAATCTTCACAAGGCGAGACCGGAGGAGTACGTTCATCTTctctttttaataaaatagaaaatagagTTTCCGTTTTGTTTGTTGCAAGATGATGTCTTTGAGCTTAAGGTATTCAATTATTCATATTCATTGAATAAGCATGTTGGGTTGCTATTCTAGTCTGCTGTTAATCATTctatatacttgaaaaatattaaaagccATGGAATTTGCCTATTGGATTTTACTTTGTTAATATGCCATTGATCATAATAGCCAATTACATTACCTTTATAACTTACAAAGGGTCATTCCTGctcctttttttgttttggtacAAAGGTAAGGGTTGAACCTAGGAATTCTAGCGATAACACGCCCCACCCTGCCACTTGATTTAAGCTCAAGTGGGAATCTCCTACTCTTTAACTCCTGTAATTGTTGAATTCATTACTCATGAAGGTTAAAATGATGGGTAATTatctttgaatttttgtttataaaccATAAAAAGCTATATCCGCAGAGATGGCAATGGGGTTGGTTGGGTCAATTATCGGTTTTGACTTTTTTCAGTTGCTTCAGGTTTGTGTCAAGGTCTGGTTTGAGCTGTTGACTTTTGGAGTTTATTTTGATAAGGGCTGgattttggttatttacttTTTCAGTTATTGCCAGTAGGGTCAGATTGGGTTTAGGCAAAATCTGGCTGCGATGGGTAAGGAATATGTCCATTTTGCTGGAGTGGACTGGCATTTTGATAGAATGTATGGATGAACTAGAAGCTGGTTTTGTCCTATAATTAGTAATTTGGTGGATTCACGTGATCTTCTTTTTATAGATTGTTCTTTGTGGACAAAACTTCATTCCAGGTTTCTCTTTTTACAGACAAGATCCTATTGCGTGCCTAGTGGTTTGTGTTTATTGATGGTCCTGTTTTACAATTGTCTCAGATAAACAGTGAAATGCTTCGAGAAAACCTTGAACGAATAGTTGGCAGAGATGATTCCACATTTAATGGCTTAGACCTTGCAACTCTTATTAGGAACAAATATGGCAGGTCTTATGATGTTCAATTGATAAAGAAGGTATGCATTTCCAAAGGAGAAGATGGCTTTATCAGCTTCTTACTTCTTCTAAATTATAGTTTCTTGGATTCTTGATGATGCTTTTTGAAACGATAACTTATAATGAGATTTGGGTTTCGCTAAGCAAAAGTTTGAAATGGCCCTTCCATGTGTAGAATGTTGATGAATGTCATTAATGGGGCCCCAACATGTAGCTCAATTGTACAGAATTTTTTCCATGATGTCCCTTTTTCAGCATTTCATTTGGAATTATCTACTGATATTTTATCACCTTGTCTGATGGGGTAAAGAGAAAATCTCTATGTCCACCGTATGCAAAACCATGTGGGCCTTCTAACTATAGTATGCAGACTAACAAGTTTATGACACCAATAGTAGATaacacgatatttgataacGAATGTATGCTTTTTTGAGTATTGCATAACTTGATTATGGTTTAAGACTTGCTTATTATGGACGGCAAGTTAGGTGCACTGCCCTAAATAGGTGTAAATTTAGAGTTCAGCACCATATTTGCATATTCTAAAGTTTCATTCAATACTGTGCCATGGTGGTTGGATTAACTGTTTATTCTGTTGGTACTTTGTGTTTGcttctaatattttttgtGTGACTAAGTTTACCTTTGCATGCCTTAATTTAGGAGTTCATGGGAAGAAATCTCCTTGCACTGAATGTTATGTGGAAGTATATGGAGCAGGTAAGCAGATTGTGAGCTACAGAGTTGTGCCTTAAAAAAGTCGTAATATCACGTTACAAGAAATATTACTAAGTTTTAAAACTGGTTGAGCTGATTATgattttttgtatataaaaaCTTGTTGAAATCACTAATTGCAGAGTTTCCTTGAGACCTTTTGTGTAAAAACTTTTGCTCATTTAAccaggcttttttttttttcacttct containing:
- the LOC18609902 gene encoding uracil-DNA glycosylase, mitochondrial isoform X2, which produces MLLRVCSSPCSLQARAMAASSKTITDFFQANPGPAKRQKLSTPSDDHQPFPSLTAEQKSRMEFNKCVAKSKRNLKICSQKVSQSKVEGSGFVKLEELLVEDTWLEALPGELQKPYANNLCKIVESEISSGSVPIYPPQHLIFNALNSTPFHRVKAVIIGQDPYHGPGQAMGLSFSVPEGVKVPSSLVNIFKELKQDLGCSIPSHGNLEKWAVQGVLLLNTVLTVRKHQANSHAKKGWEQFTDAIIRTISQKKEGVIFLLWGNSAQEKSRLYTSVNSAQHVCGWGICD
- the LOC18609902 gene encoding uracil-DNA glycosylase, mitochondrial isoform X1, whose translation is MLLRVCSSPCSLQARAMAASSKTITDFFQANPGPAKRQKLSTPSDDHQPFPSLTAEQKSRMEFNKCVAKSKRNLKICSQKVSQSKVEGSGFVKLEELLVEDTWLEALPGELQKPYANNLCKIVESEISSGSVPIYPPQHLIFNALNSTPFHRVKAVIIGQDPYHGPGQAMGLSFSVPEGVKVPSSLVNIFKELKQDLGCSIPSHGNLEKWAVQGVLLLNTVLTVRKHQANSHAKKGWEQFTDAIIRTISQKKEGVIFLLWGNSAQEKSRLIDQKKHHILKAAHPSGLSANRGFFGCRHFSRTNQLLEQMGMPPIDWQL
- the LOC18609903 gene encoding uncharacterized protein LOC18609903; translated protein: MTSFLSSHSCNWSVGVSEHVCKGRGRFYKVPSLGCCGPYYFPLGGFSFSQGQGQYLASTSQSRGRCGPIFSSAVDDDGVDPDDAEDGNDKKESSQGETGGINSEMLRENLERIVGRDDSTFNGLDLATLIRNKYGRSYDVQLIKKEFMGRNLLALNVMWKYMEQRSFPLTEEEYLLRLDDVANTLKCWGAVSHIRNSLAKLKERPRIGKAVSIFIDMDESGGRANEWIYK